In Natronococcus sp. AD-5, the genomic window CCAGCCCTGATTCGAACGGGTACGTCAGCAGCGGTGGCCGACCGGTTGTGAGGTCGCCCCATGGGTGGGTGACCAGTCCGACGGTCGCGGCGAGTGCGACGATCCGGGGCGACAGCTCGGTTCGCCGTCGAATCAGCGTCGCGAGTCCCGCCCCGACGAGGGCGAACACCCCCATCACGATGCCGCCGAACGGGCCGCTCGTGACGAGTGCGCCGCCGACGATCGCACAGAGGACGACCGCGGCGAGCGCTTGAGCGGATCGCGCGTGTTTCCCGGTTCCACGGGCGGTCAGGAATCCGAACGCGGGACCGGTCGCGAGCGCGACGACCAGCGAGTGGGTCATCGACCGATGCACATCCCGCGTGGCGTCCCAGAACGCCGTGGGATCGACCGATCCGAGCAGTCGCTCACCGTCGACCGCGACCAGCGCATAGGCGACGTCGATGTCCGGGAGTGCGGCGAACGCACCCGCGACGAGGCCGAGGGTTACCGCCCGTCTTGTCGGCCAGTTTCGCCAGTCGGTGAACAGCACGACGAGGGCGAACGCGAGCAAGGCATGTCCGACGAACACGTCACTCGAATCTGGGCCTCGGAACGCATAAGTATCTCGCGCGGACACCGGCTGAATTTGCCGACGCGGAGCGCGACATCATACTCAGTGGCGCTGCTTGGCACGAACGGCATGTGGGGTTCTTCGATAGGACAGCAGTACGCCAGTCGTTGCGTGTGATTACACTGATGCAATCGTCAACGTGTCTAAATTCTCTTGATGGCCGGTGCCGCGAACCGTCAGCATCGCTGGAGCCATACCCCTCGTCGGATCGAGCACAGATTCAAGCGTTCGTCATTACGGCAGCTGAGTGGATGACCGAAGCTCGTCGCCGAACTGGCGCGGCGCTTCTCTGTCTGTTGGTCGCCAAATATGACCTCAGGTCTCGAGATCACCGCCACATGCGCAATAGACGACTTCTCCTAATGGCCGTTGCCGAGGAGGGGCAGCGTCTCCGGGTCCGCCTCAAGTTTCTCGGTAAAGTTGGGGATCACCGCATCCCGAAGCCGCGAGCCGACGATATTTGCGACCTCGAGCACGTGGAGCATCGCGTCGATACAGTCGTCGACATGTGAAGTACCTCGGGGACAAGCCCCGAGGCTTCACCGTTTAGACCAGCCGTCCGAAAACCGAACGGTTGGTCGGCAGGCGAATGTAATTCCCCTCGTACTTCCCCTTGTGGGGTCGTCTGGAATTCACACCCGAACACTCGGTGTGTCCGTGAGGGTCGGTCGCTCCACCACGACCCGACAACACCCGTCACACCGCGCCAAAGACGCGGGTTTTGAGAGGTGTCGCATTTCCAATCCAAACGATCGTTTCACATTGAGTCTTCAATATCCTTCACGGTCGTTACCAACTCATACGGAACGTGGTTAGTTAAACATTTTAACGGGCTTCACCCTCGGGGCTTGACCCTGAGGCACTCGCCCTGTTCAACCTGTAGATACAACTTCTCTTGGCGGCCGTTCTCGGGGACCGTCACTACACTCCGAGACCAGTTTCCAGCGAAGCACGTATCCGCGAGCAGAGTAATACTTATTGAGTATTACCCCTTAGTTCAGTGTAAGAGATGCCGCGCGTTACCACCAAAGGTCAGGTCACCATCCCAAAGGAAATTCGAGACGCGCTCGGAATCAAACCTGGCGACGAAATCGCTTTCGAGGAGGTTGACTCTGGCTACAAGATTCAAAAGAAAGCACCGACCACGGCAGACGGCGAAGACCCCTTTGAAAAATACCGTGGGAGCGCCGCCAGTGACGACACGATGCCTGAACGGATGCGCCGGCTGCGTGGGGACTATCCCCGCGACGTCAGTGATGAGAACGACGACGACGATTCGGGGGCCAACACGTGACAACAGCGGTTGATACAAACGCCCTTCTTGAGATTCTGTACGAGGACGACTATACTGACGCCAGCGAAGCGGCACTTCGGCGCGCCTACCAAGAAGGGCAAGTTGTTATCACGTCGATCGTATACGCTGAACTCGCAGCAGATGGCCACTTCGAGACCGCGTCCGAACTCGATCAGTTCCTCGAGGACCTCAGTATTCAACTCGTTGAGCCGTCACGGGAGGCACTGTTCCAGGCGGGTGAGCGGTTCCAGCGGTATACTGAACGGCGACCAGACGGGCTGCAGTGTCCGTCGTGCGGGACGAAACAGACAGTCAATTGCGAGGAGTGTAGTGACGATCTTGCCCCCCGTCAGCATATCGCTGCGGACTTCGTCATCGGTAGCCACGCGACCGTCGACGGTGAGGCGTTGGTTAGCTTCGATACGGCCTTCTACGAGACATATTTTCCGTCCTTGACTGTGTATCCCGAGTGATAGAGACTTTGAGCGCATCCCTGCGTCTTTAGGCGCGGGTCGAGCGGGAGGCCCGGTGCACCATCCGCCGTCGGTGGCCGGATTGGATGTCCTCTAGAATTGTTTTGGCCCCAACTCGCCAGCGCGGCGAACACCAGCAGGGGCGCGGCATAAATGAGGAACTGCGTCGGTGTTCCTGACGTCCCGGGGAAGAGGTCCCAGACGGTGTTCGCGCCGATAATCGCGAACCTCCCCAGCAAAACGGCGCCGACGGCGTTGCGGGCAGTGCGATCGCTGGCTCGAGCCAGCCATAGCGCGCCGGCGCCCATGACGACGATCCAGGCGAGGAACAGGCCCGGTTTGGTGGCTAGATCCTCAGTCAGTGGGTACCTCGAGATCAGTACAGGAAGCGAACGCACGTGTCGACAGACACTCCGTGAACACGGTTCGTGACCGACTTCATTCGTCTCTCGGATGTATCCGTAGTTGCTATCAAAAGACCGTTACATCTGCCGAACGTGTGACTGTGAATTTCACTACCGAACGACACAACACCCGAATATCCCCACTGGGACTCATCCCTTATTGACTGTGCTGGATCGTATCCTCAATGAGAATCGAGTTGTACTTCCGTCGATCAGTTCGTCTTCCGCTGGACGCGTAGCTGCGATCCTCGAGTCTTGCTCGAATGGTCCACCCCACCCCCGTCGTGAAGCTCGCGGTACGTCGTACAGTCGGGACAGCCGTGAACCTCGCCGTCGACACCGAACACCCGGATGAAATCGCGGGTGACGTACTCACCTCAGTCGCCACAGGTTGGCATAGGATAATCCTTCGCATCCAGTCACTAATAACCGTGGTGACGAATGTAATATTTCACCAGTCAGACCATCGCTATCGTGGCGAGCGCAAGCCATCCCACTCGGTTCGGGACGTCGCCGGCTCTCGGTCACCGCTAGTGGGCTCGCACGCGGGTTCGAACCCAGTTCATCGTTGCCAATCACCCAAAATATCTAGTTGGCAACGTCTCAGGAGGGGGGCGCTAGCGACGCTTCTTTCGGTTCGCATCCGCTGGCGGTCTCGAAGCCTGGATTGCCCAACTAGCTCGCCGAATCCGTCGCTCTATGATAGATTATTATTGAATTACTATATTTGTAGTCAAGGTTTATACTTGTACAGCGGAACGATCATCTATGGCCCGAAGCGGATCGCCTCCCTCCCAACTCGAATGTCAGGACTGTCCATACATCACCACGAAGCGATCACACCCCCCGGTCTGTCCCCGATGTGGCGGGAAGATCGCGGACAGTCCCTATTTCTGCTGAATTGAACGCGTTTAGGAGTCGATTCGTCGCAGCTGGCGACACGATTATCTCGAGCGCTTTCTCAGCCGAGGATACCTACGAGAGCGGTCCATCTCACGGCGGATGGAGTGCTCATACTAGCAACGGGAGTCCTGGCGCCGTCCGACCTGTCGATCAAGAGCGGTGCACTAGGATACTGCTGGACTCCGACAATCTGTAACGATACCCGCACTACGATTCCTGAACAAGCGGCTCGTCCCACTCCTGGGTGGCGCGATCCCAGTCGATGAATTGGGCGACGCCCTCGTGGCTGTCGGTCGTCAGTTCGTTCCCACCAGGTCGGTCGCCGTCGAGATGTTCGCGTGGGAAGACAGCAGTGCGGTCAGCCGAGTCGATCATCGAACAACTCCTTGGACGGCGAGATCGCCGATCATGTAGAGCGCTATGGTAGTGATGGAATGTGCAAAACCTAGCTGGTGGCACATCTTTTTGCTATGCCAAGTCATGTCACCCTCTGTAGACGCAACTCCATGTGAGCGTCTACACGCAGTCGAGCGAAATCGTAGTGGTGGCCACTGATCGTCAGTGGCCGAGAGTACCTTTCGAAAAGCGGCGCCCTTGCTGGCTCGATCCTCCAACTGCACCCAGTACCTGATCGCCGCTTTTTATTAACTCATCTCCAGATCGTAGAAGATCACCATCTAGTACGCCAACACCAGGACGAACAAACCTGATCAATCAGGTCTCGACTCGATTTGGCTGGCGGTCACAGCGCCGAGGGTGGGTCGACCGGCACCGCCACGGAGACCGCCGGCCGGAAGAAACTCAGAATTACCGGATGGTAATCTCGTTAGTATTGAAAGGTAATCGAATCGATGGAAAATCGGCTTCGTTCGAGAATAAAAGGTGTGAGTGATATTGTCTGTTACAACATATTTCTGGCTCCGTGTGGTGGGGGGAGCAATGACCTCGAACAGCCTCTACTGTCCGTGTTGTGAGCGGCGAATACGGCACGAGTCAAACCTCTACTACCACCTCATGACCAAACACCACCGGAGCGAGTTGAGTACCGCCGTTATCGCACTCCTTCACGCACGGGTGGAACGAACCCGAACCGAAGAACCCCTGGCGCCGAAGTGAACCTCTCTTTTCAGTGTTCGGAAGCGGGAGCGCCGTGCAGCCGCCGGTTCCCGCGCCAGTTCGCCGGATACTGAGCAGCCGACGTCTCTGTGGGGTCACCACGGTCGACTCGCCCGCTGGCGCCCCTGTCGTCCGATCGAGGGGCGATGGGGCGCGGAGCGACGCCGACCGATGCTGACTCCCGACTCGCAGAACGATTTTCACTGCCGAGCGTCGCGCCCGCAATGTTGGCCGCGTAACGGTTGGTTGCGGATTACCGTCTGGCGGGGCGTGCGCGGTCTTCCGTGAAACGGTCGGAATCGACAAATAGATTCTAGACGTGCAACGGCTATGGTCGTTGACGCCTGGACCCGGCTGGGGGCGGCGATGATGGAGCACTCACTTGAGGCCAACCGGGCTATTTTCTCGGCGTTCGCCACTGAACCGACTCAGACGGACCAGCCGCCGGGGAACACCGCCGTCGCGTTCGACCGGGACGACTGGACGTTCGACCGATCCGTCGAAGAGGCCGCCGCGATCACGGTCGGTGATACGGTGACGTTCTCGAAAGTTCTCGACGAGGAAGACGTCCGAGTCTTCTCGAGCGTTTCGGGTGACTCGAGTCATCTCCATCTCGACGCCGAGTACGCCGCCGAGACACGGTTCGGCGAGCGCATCGTCCATGGGACACTGGCGGCCGGCCTCATCAGTGCTGCACTCGCCCGCCTTCCCGGGTGCACGATCTACCTCTCGCAGGATCTCGAGTTTCTCGCCCCGGTCCGAATCGGTGCTCGCGTGAGCGCCACCGTTGAAGTCGTCGAGGCGCTCGGCGCCGATCAGTATCGGCTATCGACAACTGTCGTCGACGAGGAGACGACCGTTCTCGACGGCGAGGCCGTGGTCCTGATCGACGAGCAGCCGGCCCCGTAGTGACGCCCTCACGGCTGTCGGTCGACGGCTTGTATCCTAGCAACTCGTTGGCGTTCGAGCTGTCGGCGTGGGTGTGGTCGGCGTCGCCCTCGAAGGTGTCGCCGAACTCGAGCATCGCGAGCGGTGCTCTTGGGGCGGGAGGTCGGTCACTCGAGGGGCTGTTGGGACTCGACCGGCCGTGCACCGGCTCTGTAGCCGTCGTAGACCGACTGCGCCCACTCGCGGCCCGCCGGTGCGTCGGTGCTGATGTCGACGCCGTCGTCGATCAGTCGGCGGAGCACCTCGAAACAGGGCTCCATCAGGGCCACCCAGGGCGAAGAAATCGGACCGTGGTCGCCGTCCGGAGCAGCGACTCGAGTCGGTTCACCGGCCGGTACGGAACGTCGGGTTCGGCGACGGTGACGGTCAGCTCGGTCAGCGTCTCGAGCGGGAACTCGCCGACCTCGTCGGGGAGCCAGCGCCAGACGTCGCGTAGCTCTCGCTCGGGTTCGACCCGTTCGACCAGGTTTTCCATCCCGGCGGCGATCCGCCTCGAGACCGACAGCCGGCTCGACGCCGCGGGAGACGCAGGCTTCACCGTGACCGCTCGATCGTCACGGTCGGCGGCGTCTCGTACCGGTGGGCGGTACAGCCAAGTCCCTGGCCCGGCAACCGCTGCGTATGCCTCCGGATTCCGACCGCTCCGAGGAGCCCGACCCGATCGAGACGGATCCGACGGACACACTCGACCTCGCACATCCCGAGGCGATCCAGCTCGGTGTCACGCGCGGTGAGACCAATCTCGAGATCGGCCCGCCGCGAGACTATCCCGACCGGGCGGACGTCTCGGTCCGTCCGGCGGACGGTTGCGTGGTGCTGAGCGTCGACGCGATGGCTGGCGACCACGGGAGGGGCCACATCGACGCGACGCTGACGCCCGCAGAGGGCCGCCAGCTGTCGGCGCAACTCGCCGAGGTCGTCCGCTGGATGACCGAGGACGACTCCGCCGAGGACGACACCGAAGCAGGTCGCGGAACGAATTAAACCCGGTAGCAATCGGAGACCTCGCGCAGAACGAGGCGTCCTTTGCTCTGACCCGATTCGCCCCTCGCTCTCTTCTCGAATCGATGAGGTCGCGAAAGCCTGGGGGAGAGAGCGGCATGCAACTGTACTGGCCGCGCCCCACTCCCCGGTGTGCCCAACGACTGCTGGCAATGTAGGGCCGAGATCGACGGCGAGGAGACGAAGGGGGTGTGGCTCAAGCGCGACCACTGCAGCGGGTACGCACGAACTCATCGTCGGTCGGCCGGTCGCCTCGGTGGTGAACGTTACGCGCGGACCCGGGACGGACGACACAGCGTACACCGTCGGCGTCCGGGTGAGTTCCGAGACGTCGGCGCGAAGACACTCCAGTCGCGCTCGTCTCGAACACGGGAGAACGGCGCAGTCACCGCGACGAGGGCCGGAAACGGATGGGGGTCCGATTGCAGCTCGGTCACGAGCGTCTCGAGTGTCCACCCACGAGTAGTTGAGCCTACGGTACCGAAGAGAACACGGTGAGCCGCTTCAGAAGAACCGAGATTTCTATCCCGCGCTGGTTGATGCACTCTCTGAAGACGAGGATATAGAGACAGTTCTCGGTCTATCCAGCGACAAATAGGCCTATTTGAGGGAAACCTTTACAGAATATATCGTCCGCACTGGTTTATGGAATATCAGTAGTCGGTCAGCCATTCCGGCCCACCGTAAGCACCGACGTAGCAATACCAGCGGACAGGCTCTTCGCGTTTGTTCCGGATAGCCTCCTCGAGTAAGACACACTCCGACGATTGACAGCTCTGTTTGTAGTCAGGTTGTTGTCACTCTGGGGAGAACCGGCTCTGAATTCCGTTGTCTCACTGTGGACAGAAAGAGCGGTGGCTCGAACAATCGGACGGCTCCGCTTAGGGCCAATCAGTACTTGCCGGCAGTCTCGAGTTACCTCCATGCGATGGGACCGGATTCTCAAAGGCTAATCCTCGGTAACCATCCCTGTCAGTGATTCTTTCTTCCTTGGTCGCTGTTTGTATAATTCATGGGGACGATATAATATTCTCCACAATATAATGCTGTTTGCCGGTGCCAAGGGGGGATTCGGGCCATTGAGGAGTGGTGTGTCAATCAGCGAATCGTCCTCCCCTTGGTTCTCCGGCAATACGTTTTCAGATATATTAGCTTATAAGTAGTTTGTTTAATGCGTGTATAGTCTACAATTTTGCAGTTGGAAACAAAGATGTTAGGTATTTTCTGGCATCCCAGTGACAATATTCTCCCGAACGTGAGGAGTGATGCGTTTCATGTGCGCCAATGATACGCTTCGGATCGTTATAGATGCGTCAGACACACGCATGACGTCTGTCAGCTGCGTTTCAACTGCTTCGGGTGGTTCGCATGGAGAATTCGTTTCGGGTCGAGAATTGGCTTCGGGGGGACAAGTGGAGCACACCACCGTTTCCAGTGTTACTCAAGCCACGTCGGCCCACCGTATGCATCCCGATAGCAATGTCGATGAACCGGCTCCTCGCGTTTGTTCGGGACGGCTTTCTCGAGGTCAATGCTTTCCCCGCAAAGGTCCCACTCGGCTGTGTGGCCGACCTGTCGAGCGTCCGGTGAGAGGTCCTTGGTTTCTATATACAGCTCTTAACATCCTCCACCTGCCTAAAGGCAGGGGAATCCCCAGCATGGGGAATCCGGCCTGCTACCCGAGAGGTTTCAGCCCCACTCCGCGAGCGTCGTCTGTGCGGGTTTCGCACTCGGCTCGCGGTGGGCTGTGGCACTGTCAAGAGTGCTCCCATCCCGCAGTGAGTCATCGCGTCCCGGTTTCCAAGGAACGCTCTCTCCCCACGGGTTGACGCGACCGGCGATATTCGCAGCCGCGTTGATATCTGCTTGATACTCCGTGACCCAACACTCATCGTTCGTGCATCGAAACTCCGCTTGTACCCCTCGACTCCCGACGTAGCCACACTCGTGGCACGTTCGGGACGTGTATGCTGGATTCACGTACTCAATGGGAATGCCCGCGTCGAGAGCTTTGTTCTCAATGCGTCCGGCAAGACGAGCGAACGCCCATGCGTGGAGACGCCGGTTCATGTACGTGCCGTAATCCAAGTTCTCGCGGATGTACGACAAGTCTTCGAGCACGATAACTGGATCCTCGAAGGACTCAGCGTACTCGACGGCTTCTCGAGATGCCTTCTCGACGATGTCTGTGAGCGCGTTCTGGTAGTGGTCGAACCGTTCGTCCACTCGCCACTCGGCAGCGTCGCGTTCTTGCAGGCGCTTGAGCGTCGTGAACATCTCCTTGCGGAGTGTCCGAGCACGCCCACCATCGTAGATATGCGGTTGAATTGGGGTGTCGTTCTGACAGGCACAGCCCGCCAGGAGCTTGGATTCGCCAATATCGAATCCAATGTAGGTGGGCTCGTCCGGTGTCTCTGGATCAGCCACTTCGTACTCGACGGTGACGTGGAGCACCCAGTTGGTTCGGTGCTGTTGCAGTCGAAACTCGCCGACCGATACGTCGCCGTCGAGAAGATCGTCCCACAGATCGCGTTGTGTGGGGTTGATTCGAAGCGGAATCCAGAAGGCGTTCCCACGCCCGGCTTGCGGAACGCGCCAGCAGAATTCGTGTGTTCGACCCTCGGAGTGGTCGAGCGACCAGCCACGGTTCGTGAACCGAACCGGGTGATCGTCGTTCAACTCCTCGGCATTGTACGTTTGACGGAGTTGGGGGACGTACTTTTTGAGCGCGTCTTTGGCGTAGGACGTGAGCGAGTAGTCAGTCACGACATCGTTGACCGCCGTTTGCGTATCTGCGCCACTGTCGAACGCTTCAGAGAGGGCGCGTCGATACGTCGCCACGGTGCGCTGAAGCCGCTGCTCCTTGTGCGTCATCGGCGGAGCAAGTGTGGCTTCGAGTGTTTTCGTGGCAGTCGCGGTCACACCCTCAATACGCGACCGAAGCACATAAAAAACACGAAAATAACACACATATATGGGGAAGGATGTGCGTCTAACAGTCAGTGACGAACAGCATGAATGGCTCTCCAATCTCAAAGACGAGCGGGGCTACACCTGGAAGGGCCTTCTACTGGAAGGTGCGAAGTGTTTGGATTCCAGCCAGCCACCGAGCGAAGAGAGTTGAAACAAGCGACGCGCTTCCTCCCGCGCCTAAAGGCGCGGGTATCCGAGCCGTGTGATCTATGAGATCGGTGAATACGAAGGTGAAACTGCCGCTCTAATTGATGCCGATATCTACCAACTGGATGTTGAAGCTGATGGTGACTGGGAACTCGAGATTAGCCAACCTCGTGCCGTTAGTGGGGATAGTCTCCCGCAGTCGATGGGCGATGACAAGCCCCAAGTGTTCGGTCCATTCGAGTTCAACGGCTCGCACACGGCTACCGGATCACACAGTGGCGACGGGAACTTCCAAGTTCATGTTTATCCGCCTGAAGGGAACTTCGGCGAACTCATCTTCAACGAGATTGGAGAATACGACGGTGAGACCACGTTCCGACACGACGGCGTTGGATATGTTGCTGTCCAGGCTAACGGCGACTGGTCGCTTGATCTTGAGTAGAACCTGACCAACGATTCCGTTGGCAAGTCTCGAATGCCAACTATTGGCATATTATTTTTTACCTTTGGGTCCGATAGGACCACTGTCTCGGGGCAATATTGATTGAGTGGCAGATCCCGAGCCATCCCCGGGGCAATCCCCCACTGCAAGTAATCCATTCACTTGGGTCGTGGGTTGCCCACCCCCACGACTCATGAGACGCTATAATACTCGAGCGGTTGCTGTACAATTCGAGTGACGAACGGTAGGTGGGGGTGTAGGGTAGGAGTCCGTGGTGTGCGGGATTAGGGAGTGGGTCACACCCTTTTCTGGATCGCCCATACCTCTGAGCCCTTTCGGGCACTCAAACCCGAGATGTTGAATGTAGTGATTTCGACCCTGAATAAAAGGCGGTGTGAGCGAGTTAGCGTGTTTGCTTGGCTATTGGAGTTGATTGGTGACTTTTGAAAGACTGTAATGGAGTGCCGGGAAGACCAGCGGAGTGTCACAGAACACTTTCCCGACAAAAGTTGATTAGCCTTGAGTAGTTGTAAACGCTTTTATAGGTTGTGAGTTACAAGATAACAGTATCTTCGATAAGATATTCTCAAGTAGTATACAATTCGTACGGATTATGTAGGACGTTGATCGGCTTGGGCGAAAAGGAAGGGGGGTGAGGGTGCAGAGTGATGCAAGGTTCGAGATGGAACCCCTTTCCTAATCGATCCCGTATGCGTCTGAGCCCTTCCGGGCACTCGAATCCAAGAGATGGAGGTATATTAAACGTAGCGATTGTGTCTTTGAATTAGATACTATTCGGCGGAATTCATATATGGTTCTGGATTGTTTAAAGATATATTTCTGATATCAACAGCGATCCAACACGCTATACCTACGATTTCTTGATTTAGATTCTTTCACTGAGAAGTGGAGATACAGTTAAAATAGCTCATCTTGTAGAAGTTAGTGGGTGGCAGACGGTGACAGGGTGTCTGCCTCCGTAGCCACGTGCACAGTGCCTTGAACATACCCTCCGAAGCCTCCCCCGTCTTCGGAGTTTCGCACAATTCTCACGGCTTGTATGATGGAGAAAATATATCTGCGCGAGCGCGGCCTTCACGCGATTCTGGGATGGCATCGTCCCGGGACAGCCAATCAAGTCGAACGATGACTCACGTCGAGACCGATCAGAGATCTTTAAAGCCCGACATCCAAAATAAGCAACTACATTAATAGTAATAACTTTATACCGATGCTACATCGATATATGATATGCCTAATAGGAAATCAAATCAAATCGGCAAGAAGGTTGGACGACGACGATTGCTCGGCACGCTGGCAGGGACTGCCGCTGCGGTAGCAACTATTCCTTCTAGCAGCGGAGCTGAACCGAATCAGTCTCCACCTGCCGCGAATGTTTTGCATACTTCCGAACAGCAGGATGCGACACAGCACTCACACCTCGAGGGTGAACTCTTCGATGCTGTCCAGCGCAACCACGTCTTCGAGGATTCGAAGCGGTTTGTCGACTGTGTTCCACTCTCGAACCCGCGG contains:
- a CDS encoding metal-dependent hydrolase, with product MFVGHALLAFALVVLFTDWRNWPTRRAVTLGLVAGAFAALPDIDVAYALVAVDGERLLGSVDPTAFWDATRDVHRSMTHSLVVALATGPAFGFLTARGTGKHARSAQALAAVVLCAIVGGALVTSGPFGGIVMGVFALVGAGLATLIRRRTELSPRIVALAATVGLVTHPWGDLTTGRPPLLTYPFESGLVGERVVLHGDPTIHLLGAFALELAVVWLAVLAVARATDRSLWRLSDRSAAVGTVYGVLAIVMAPPTLSVSYHFVFSLLSVGALCGVLSWRRSPPSLAWTRFTFASLSWGRPEPVSSSRRYPDERTVQAGLAFVVTALTAITVALVGYAAVYVLLGA
- a CDS encoding AbrB/MazE/SpoVT family DNA-binding domain-containing protein, with protein sequence MPRVTTKGQVTIPKEIRDALGIKPGDEIAFEEVDSGYKIQKKAPTTADGEDPFEKYRGSAASDDTMPERMRRLRGDYPRDVSDENDDDDSGANT
- a CDS encoding type II toxin-antitoxin system VapC family toxin; the encoded protein is MTTAVDTNALLEILYEDDYTDASEAALRRAYQEGQVVITSIVYAELAADGHFETASELDQFLEDLSIQLVEPSREALFQAGERFQRYTERRPDGLQCPSCGTKQTVNCEECSDDLAPRQHIAADFVIGSHATVDGEALVSFDTAFYETYFPSLTVYPE
- a CDS encoding MaoC family dehydratase, translating into MVVDAWTRLGAAMMEHSLEANRAIFSAFATEPTQTDQPPGNTAVAFDRDDWTFDRSVEEAAAITVGDTVTFSKVLDEEDVRVFSSVSGDSSHLHLDAEYAAETRFGERIVHGTLAAGLISAALARLPGCTIYLSQDLEFLAPVRIGARVSATVEVVEALGADQYRLSTTVVDEETTVLDGEAVVLIDEQPAP
- a CDS encoding transposase encodes the protein MTATATKTLEATLAPPMTHKEQRLQRTVATYRRALSEAFDSGADTQTAVNDVVTDYSLTSYAKDALKKYVPQLRQTYNAEELNDDHPVRFTNRGWSLDHSEGRTHEFCWRVPQAGRGNAFWIPLRINPTQRDLWDDLLDGDVSVGEFRLQQHRTNWVLHVTVEYEVADPETPDEPTYIGFDIGESKLLAGCACQNDTPIQPHIYDGGRARTLRKEMFTTLKRLQERDAAEWRVDERFDHYQNALTDIVEKASREAVEYAESFEDPVIVLEDLSYIRENLDYGTYMNRRLHAWAFARLAGRIENKALDAGIPIEYVNPAYTSRTCHECGYVGSRGVQAEFRCTNDECWVTEYQADINAAANIAGRVNPWGESVPWKPGRDDSLRDGSTLDSATAHREPSAKPAQTTLAEWG